A stretch of Kyrpidia spormannii DNA encodes these proteins:
- a CDS encoding DUF342 domain-containing protein, with protein MGQEREPDIGSVLEVEIGLDGLAARARWKPGTRPEERARWNSADVESFLVKSGIHFGVAEEGLTRLLNVRADDEAGWVEVARGIPPEPGQPGRIEWLTQDSKAEGAQGEPQDPSGANRVDLRDRGGIPSVSPGTPLVRVVPPIPGKNGMSVRGVSIPAPTPGAITVVLGPGAQWNEDHTTVLARVAGHPVYNPRRRWIDVQPMYRVQGDVDYGVGHVSFEGSLHIGGSVQPGFRVKASGDVVIDGAVDGGIVESGGDVKVGAGIYGGTRGSVRAGGSVQAKFIQQGRVSAELDVVAERSILHSETTAGRDIQVISPAGTIAGGTCTAVHRIRAAVLGSPMAVPTTVAVGLPQTVRDRWRSVQEELRRIDGQRSKLRLAIQVLEKRLQVRQDPGAVGMIQKLQRDLAELDERIQESRLELQMIAEDMRQFQDAAVSAHKVYPGVKIIIGNAMYTVIQEMDRVRFTLDGGEIRVSSEG; from the coding sequence ATGGGGCAGGAGCGGGAACCGGACATCGGAAGCGTGCTGGAGGTCGAAATCGGTCTGGACGGTTTGGCGGCCCGGGCCCGGTGGAAACCTGGTACACGTCCGGAGGAACGGGCCAGGTGGAACAGCGCGGACGTGGAATCTTTTTTGGTGAAATCCGGTATTCATTTCGGGGTGGCTGAGGAGGGACTGACGAGGCTTCTTAATGTACGGGCCGATGACGAGGCGGGTTGGGTGGAGGTCGCCCGGGGGATTCCACCGGAACCTGGACAGCCCGGTCGGATTGAGTGGCTGACGCAAGATTCCAAGGCGGAGGGAGCGCAAGGGGAACCCCAGGACCCCAGCGGGGCGAATCGCGTGGATTTGCGTGATCGCGGCGGCATTCCATCGGTGTCCCCCGGAACACCTCTTGTACGCGTGGTGCCCCCGATTCCTGGGAAAAACGGGATGAGCGTCCGAGGGGTGTCGATACCCGCCCCGACGCCCGGGGCGATCACTGTGGTTCTGGGCCCGGGTGCCCAGTGGAACGAGGATCATACAACAGTTTTGGCCCGGGTGGCGGGCCACCCGGTGTACAACCCGCGGCGCAGATGGATCGATGTTCAGCCGATGTACCGGGTTCAGGGGGACGTGGATTACGGAGTCGGCCATGTCTCTTTTGAAGGAAGCCTCCATATCGGCGGTTCTGTTCAACCCGGATTTCGGGTGAAAGCGAGCGGAGATGTGGTCATTGACGGGGCCGTGGATGGCGGCATCGTCGAAAGTGGCGGCGATGTGAAGGTGGGTGCCGGCATCTACGGGGGCACCCGAGGGTCTGTGCGGGCCGGGGGCTCCGTTCAGGCGAAGTTCATCCAACAAGGGCGGGTATCCGCAGAATTAGACGTCGTGGCCGAGCGCAGCATCCTCCACAGTGAGACCACGGCGGGCCGGGATATCCAAGTCATATCCCCGGCGGGCACCATTGCCGGTGGGACGTGTACAGCGGTACATCGGATCCGGGCCGCAGTCCTGGGTTCTCCCATGGCCGTCCCCACCACTGTGGCCGTGGGGCTCCCGCAAACTGTTCGGGATCGTTGGCGAAGCGTTCAGGAAGAGCTCCGCCGGATAGACGGCCAGCGATCGAAACTGCGCCTTGCCATCCAGGTTCTGGAGAAACGGTTGCAGGTGCGCCAGGATCCGGGGGCAGTGGGGATGATACAAAAGCTGCAGCGCGATTTGGCCGAATTGGACGAACGAATCCAGGAGAGTCGACTCGAACTGCAGATGATTGCCGAAGATATGCGGCAGTTTCAAGATGCTGCCGTATCTGCTCACAAGGTGTACCCCGGCGTGAAAATCATCATTGGCAACGCCATGTATACGGTGATCCAGGAGA
- a CDS encoding sigma-70 family RNA polymerase sigma factor → MEKPGVQSDPLDVTLYLPMVENIARRLKSRFKPAAMEDLVSFGMLGLLEAARRYDPGQETPFEVFARLRIRGAMIDGVRAEGPASRRRWERVKKVQEAYERLFSKGKSGSDEEVCQELGVDRGTFIGWLEEFERFHPISLDHVIHTEDGESFRIADAIPDPEGVDPAQTVSRQAIRQLLAEAITSLPEREQYVLSLHYIEGLSFREVAAVLGVTPARVSQLHSKALLRLRSRLAQHRADLME, encoded by the coding sequence ATGGAGAAACCTGGTGTACAGTCCGACCCCTTGGACGTCACCCTTTATTTGCCCATGGTTGAAAATATAGCACGCCGGTTGAAATCCCGGTTTAAGCCAGCAGCCATGGAAGACTTGGTTTCCTTTGGGATGCTCGGGTTGTTGGAGGCAGCCCGGCGGTACGACCCGGGGCAGGAAACTCCTTTCGAGGTGTTTGCCAGACTGCGGATACGCGGCGCGATGATCGACGGCGTCCGGGCCGAGGGCCCGGCGTCCAGGAGGCGCTGGGAACGGGTTAAGAAGGTTCAAGAGGCTTATGAGCGCTTGTTTTCCAAGGGGAAATCTGGCAGTGATGAAGAGGTGTGTCAAGAACTGGGTGTGGACCGGGGGACGTTTATCGGGTGGTTGGAAGAGTTTGAGAGGTTCCATCCGATTTCTTTGGACCACGTCATACATACCGAGGACGGGGAGTCTTTCCGTATTGCCGATGCGATCCCCGATCCCGAAGGTGTGGATCCGGCGCAGACGGTGTCCCGCCAGGCCATCCGACAGCTGTTGGCTGAAGCGATCACATCACTTCCTGAGAGAGAGCAGTATGTCCTGTCCCTACACTATATTGAAGGATTGTCGTTTCGGGAGGTCGCTGCTGTTCTCGGGGTTACGCCTGCCCGGGTCAGTCAACTCCACTCGAAAGCTCTTCTGCGGTTGAGAAGCCGGTTGGCGCAGCATCGGGCAGATTTGATGGAGTGA
- a CDS encoding chemotaxis protein CheD: MIAGQVVHVGMADLKVVHCPDRLRSVGLGSCVGVALWDPQTKVAGLVHIMLPSAEGFTDATRAKFADTGVDWLVEMMQQNGARVERLRAKMAGGAQMFTFAGKNDLLKIGPRNVDACRRALAKWGIPMVGEDVGGSTGRTIELHSEDGRLWVRTVRGGQIVL, from the coding sequence GTGATCGCCGGCCAAGTGGTCCATGTCGGCATGGCAGATTTAAAAGTGGTCCATTGTCCGGATCGCCTGCGATCTGTGGGCCTCGGCTCCTGCGTAGGGGTTGCCCTGTGGGATCCGCAAACGAAAGTGGCGGGGCTGGTTCACATCATGCTCCCTTCCGCCGAGGGGTTTACTGACGCCACCAGGGCGAAGTTCGCCGATACGGGGGTGGACTGGCTGGTGGAAATGATGCAGCAAAACGGCGCCCGAGTCGAGCGTTTACGGGCCAAAATGGCCGGAGGTGCCCAGATGTTCACGTTTGCCGGGAAAAACGATTTGTTGAAGATTGGCCCCCGGAATGTCGACGCCTGTCGCCGGGCCCTGGCGAAATGGGGGATTCCAATGGTTGGGGAGGATGTCGGCGGTTCCACCGGGAGGACCATCGAGTTGCACAGCGAGGACGGCCGTTTATGGGTGCGCACGGTGCGGGGGGGACAGATTGTGCTATGA
- a CDS encoding chemotaxis protein CheC gives MQPLGDRHLDALREVGNIGAGHAATSLSLLLQRPVRITVPTVQVLAFDHVVDAVGGAEDVVVGTYFRIGGDYPGNFFFIIPACSARAVLRAMWTEGDFGDDLQNEMALSALGEIGNILTSAYLISLSDFTHGKVETSVPAVAVDMAQAILEVGMLTADADQCLIVHTGAHIEELDVWCHFLLVPDPDSVLPLLTALGVRGE, from the coding sequence GTGCAACCACTAGGCGATCGACACCTCGATGCCCTCCGGGAAGTGGGCAACATCGGGGCAGGCCACGCGGCCACGAGCTTGTCCCTTCTCTTGCAGCGACCGGTTCGGATCACGGTGCCCACGGTTCAGGTGCTGGCTTTTGATCACGTGGTGGACGCCGTGGGCGGTGCGGAGGACGTCGTAGTGGGCACCTATTTTCGCATCGGAGGAGATTATCCCGGCAACTTTTTTTTCATCATTCCAGCCTGTTCGGCCCGAGCCGTACTCCGGGCCATGTGGACGGAGGGCGACTTCGGTGACGACCTGCAAAATGAGATGGCCTTATCCGCCCTTGGAGAAATAGGAAATATTCTGACATCGGCATATCTCATCTCGCTGAGTGATTTCACCCATGGCAAGGTGGAGACTTCTGTGCCCGCCGTGGCCGTGGACATGGCCCAGGCGATTTTAGAAGTTGGGATGCTCACCGCGGATGCCGACCAATGCCTGATCGTGCATACCGGCGCCCATATCGAGGAATTGGATGTCTGGTGCCACTTCCTCCTCGTTCCCGATCCCGACAGTGTGTTGCCTTTGCTGACGGCCTTGGGGGTGCGCGGAGAGTGA
- a CDS encoding chemotaxis protein CheW: MEQKAQDLDREVKVIVFQLATEEYGVEVSQVLSIERVQKITRVPRTPAFVKGVINLRGVVTPIIDLRARFGLPEVEYTDDTRIVVVAVGEMEVGLVVDAANDVIDVPMSRVDPPPAVVGGVKADYLRGVAKLDDRLLVLLNLDRVLSVQEVAELGAMSW; this comes from the coding sequence ATGGAGCAGAAAGCTCAAGATCTGGATCGAGAAGTCAAAGTGATCGTTTTTCAATTGGCGACGGAGGAATACGGGGTTGAGGTTTCTCAGGTCCTGTCTATTGAACGCGTGCAAAAGATCACCCGGGTTCCCCGGACGCCCGCTTTCGTTAAAGGGGTCATCAATCTGCGCGGCGTGGTGACGCCCATTATCGATTTGCGGGCAAGGTTTGGCCTCCCTGAAGTGGAGTACACGGACGATACCCGGATCGTCGTGGTGGCTGTTGGGGAAATGGAGGTGGGCTTAGTGGTGGATGCGGCCAATGACGTCATCGACGTCCCCATGTCTCGGGTGGATCCTCCTCCGGCCGTGGTGGGTGGTGTCAAGGCGGACTATCTTCGCGGAGTGGCAAAACTGGACGATCGACTGCTGGTCTTGCTCAATCTCGACCGGGTGCTGAGCGTCCAGGAAGTGGCCGAGCTCGGCGCGATGTCTTGGTGA
- a CDS encoding chemotaxis protein CheA, whose protein sequence is MENSEYLDMFIEETKEHLQQLNEQLLVLERDSSDHEAIHAVFRSAHTIKGMAATMGFEPMVWVTHDMENVLDEIRNGRAAITPDHMDVLFKAVDLLEAQLAAVEEGGDLAGIPTEDVVQGLQRLLDESRGMTGAPDAGSGSAGKGPSAGRTGGGREIDSSQGPALVLDAYQESVAEEARREGLQVVTIAVRLDEGCILKAARAYMVVDACEQFGELVKVDPPVEELEQGNLDLDIRLLLILKQESPEAVEKALLGISEIREVVVKPWAGTTGNGPSPERLAPRGKGERNGSGSESDSPKGVRTTALGGSPEERATNHRTLKSVRVDIDRLDTLMNLFSELVIDRTRIEELAKQTGHQDLLATVEHMVRISADLQNLVMTIRMVPVDTVFNRFPRMVRDLARELGKSVDFVVRGGDTGLDRTVIDEIGDPLVHLLRNAVDHGIETPEERRKLGKPEAGRVELVAYHSGNNVFIEVSDDGRGVDREKVIQKAVQRGLIDRSDAASLTDGQVFDLLFQPGFSTKDTVSDVSGRGVGLDVVKRKLEQVGGKVTVESISGRGTKWVIQLPLTLSIIQAMLVSLAGEKYAVPLHSIVETAVVNRGDIRDLHGQQVIPFRGRVIPLIDLERLYELRREETKDEENVLIVRRGDRFAGFIVDEFLGQQEIVLKSLGRYLQQVFSIAGATVLGDGQVALIIDCNAFLAA, encoded by the coding sequence GTGGAGAACAGTGAATACCTCGACATGTTTATTGAAGAAACGAAGGAGCATCTGCAGCAATTGAACGAACAATTGCTAGTTCTCGAGCGGGATTCCTCGGACCATGAGGCGATCCACGCCGTTTTTCGGTCGGCGCACACCATTAAGGGGATGGCGGCGACCATGGGTTTTGAGCCCATGGTATGGGTCACGCACGACATGGAGAACGTCCTGGACGAGATCCGAAACGGCCGGGCGGCCATCACTCCGGACCATATGGATGTGCTGTTCAAAGCCGTCGACCTGTTGGAAGCCCAACTCGCGGCGGTGGAAGAAGGAGGGGACCTGGCCGGGATTCCCACCGAAGACGTGGTGCAAGGCCTTCAGCGGCTTTTGGATGAATCTCGGGGCATGACCGGTGCTCCCGACGCCGGGTCTGGCTCTGCCGGAAAGGGGCCTTCGGCGGGGCGGACGGGAGGTGGGCGGGAGATCGACAGTTCCCAAGGGCCGGCCCTCGTCCTGGACGCGTACCAGGAGTCTGTGGCCGAAGAGGCCCGGAGGGAAGGCTTACAGGTGGTGACCATCGCCGTCCGGCTCGATGAAGGTTGTATCTTAAAGGCTGCCCGGGCTTACATGGTGGTGGACGCCTGTGAACAATTTGGGGAATTGGTCAAGGTGGACCCTCCGGTGGAGGAGCTGGAACAAGGGAATCTGGATCTGGACATCCGCCTGCTTCTCATTCTGAAACAAGAAAGCCCCGAAGCCGTGGAGAAAGCACTGCTCGGGATTTCTGAAATCCGGGAGGTGGTGGTCAAGCCGTGGGCTGGAACCACCGGGAATGGACCATCGCCCGAACGTCTCGCCCCACGCGGAAAGGGAGAACGAAACGGGTCGGGAAGTGAGTCGGATTCTCCCAAGGGGGTACGCACGACAGCTCTGGGGGGTTCCCCGGAAGAAAGGGCGACGAATCACCGCACGCTCAAATCGGTCCGCGTGGACATCGATCGGTTGGACACCCTCATGAACCTGTTCAGCGAATTGGTGATCGACCGGACCCGGATCGAAGAGTTGGCGAAGCAAACCGGACATCAGGACCTTCTGGCAACAGTCGAGCACATGGTGAGAATCAGCGCCGATCTTCAAAATTTGGTGATGACGATTCGCATGGTGCCCGTCGACACGGTGTTCAATCGCTTCCCGCGCATGGTCAGGGACCTGGCCCGGGAGTTGGGGAAGAGTGTCGATTTTGTCGTTCGCGGCGGGGATACGGGACTAGACCGTACGGTCATCGATGAGATTGGCGACCCCTTGGTGCACCTGTTGAGGAACGCCGTGGATCACGGAATTGAGACGCCGGAGGAGCGCCGGAAACTTGGCAAACCCGAGGCGGGGCGAGTGGAGCTGGTGGCTTATCATTCCGGAAACAACGTGTTTATCGAGGTGTCTGACGATGGCCGGGGAGTGGATCGCGAGAAAGTGATTCAGAAAGCTGTGCAGCGGGGGCTTATTGACCGCAGTGACGCGGCTTCCTTGACGGACGGACAGGTTTTTGACCTTCTTTTCCAACCGGGATTCAGTACGAAAGACACGGTCAGCGATGTTTCCGGACGGGGCGTGGGTTTGGATGTCGTGAAACGCAAGTTGGAGCAGGTCGGGGGCAAGGTGACGGTGGAATCCATCTCGGGTCGAGGGACGAAATGGGTGATTCAATTGCCTCTGACGCTCTCGATTATTCAAGCCATGCTGGTCAGCCTGGCCGGAGAAAAATATGCCGTTCCCCTTCACTCCATCGTGGAGACGGCCGTCGTGAATCGAGGGGACATCCGGGATCTTCACGGACAACAGGTGATCCCCTTTAGAGGGCGGGTCATTCCGCTCATCGATTTGGAACGGTTGTACGAGCTTCGGCGCGAGGAGACCAAAGATGAAGAAAATGTCCTGATCGTGCGCCGGGGCGACCGGTTCGCAGGGTTTATCGTCGATGAGTTTCTCGGTCAACAGGAGATTGTGCTGAAGTCTCTCGGGCGGTATTTGCAACAAGTGTTTTCCATCGCCGGTGCCACGGTGCTCGGTGACGGGCAGGTGGCGCTGATCATCGACTGTAATGCTTTTCTTGCGGCGTGA